Proteins found in one Populus alba chromosome 14, ASM523922v2, whole genome shotgun sequence genomic segment:
- the LOC118034112 gene encoding uncharacterized protein — translation MRCNKHPCDLSSSVGVCASCLRERLSALIAAQVQIQQQQQIAQLAKAHHHPRAAAVIDESRKSDSNSQHHHQQQQPPPLIFPLSVSPYVSRRKSDDHSSWSAHNQHHNLRFYSTPQVGPTYTTTSSTTTTAAYKKRNKKLSLFSSLFRSRSDKCSAHSTGYRDSIEASSSSSPSWVSTIFSGGRGKQSTQLSMGYSGSVSGKPRQRLDRGMSPARGSDSEEDCENCDRSPSGSGFSLESSPGWKKTPVSQASMRRGKAGHTRNVSGLTFCLSPLVRASPNRNWSQKGGLPPELGLSGEIRAPVKPHLSAAASFCANRSRKLADFGRVNHNR, via the coding sequence ATGAGGTGCAATAAACACCCGTGCGACCTCAGCAGCAGCGTGGGCGTATGCGCTTCTTGTCTCCGAGAACGCTTGTCTGCATTAATCGCCGCTCAGGTTCAaatacagcagcagcagcagatagCACAATTAGCAAAGGCACATCATCACCCACGCGCCGCCGCAGTTATAGACGAAAGCCGTAAATCAGATTCTAATTctcaacatcatcatcaacaacaacaacctcCTCCTCTGATATTTCCCCTCTCTGTTTCTCCTTACGTTTCTCGCCGTAAATCTGACGACCACTCCTCCTGGTCCGCCCACAACCAACACCACAACCTCCGTTTCTACAGCACTCCTCAGGTGGGCCCTACCTACACCACCACCTCTTCAACCACAACAACCGCAGCGTATAAGAAGCGAAACAAAAAGTTATCGCTTTTCTCCAGTCTATTCAGGTCCAGATCCGACAAGTGCAGTGCACACTCTACTGGCTATCGTGATTCCATAGAGGcatcatcgtcttcttcccctTCTTGGGTATCAACAATCTTCTCCGGTGGCCGGGGAAAGCAATCGACGCAATTATCCATGGGATACTCCGGCTCGGTTAGTGGAAAGCCTCGACAGAGGTTAGATCGAGGAATGTCGCCAGCGAGAGGCTCGGATTCTGAAGAGGATTGTGAGAATTGCGATCGGTCACCTTCAGGGAGCGGCTTCTCGCTGGAGTCTTCGCCAGGGTGGAAGAAGACACCAGTCTCTCAGGCTTCCATGCGGCGAGGGAAGGCGGGACACACTAGGAACGTGTCTGGATTGACGTTTTGCTTGAGTCCTCTTGTGAGGGCGAGTCCTAACCGAAATTGGAGCCAGAAGGGGGGATTGCCGCCTGAATTAGGACTTTCTGGTGAGATTAGGGCACCAGTAAAGCCGCATCTGTCTGCTGCGGCCTCGTTTTGCGCGAACCGGTCGAGGAAGCTTGCCGATTTTGGAAGAGTCAATCACAACCGTTAA
- the LOC118034111 gene encoding probable purine permease 11 isoform X1, producing the protein MEVTDNEEPILNRGENTVALQSLLFKLQRWQWWLLVAINVFFLVAGQSAAVLLGRFYYDQGGNSKWIATVIQTAGFPILFIPLFLLPSDKEPLASYTSSPSVRTLASIYLVLGVIIAGDNYLYSLGLSYLSASTYSLICASQLAFNAVFSYFINSQKFTALILNSVIILSFSSALIAVNDDSGGPSGVSKWKYFLGFLVTLGASAVYSLLLSLMQLSFQKVIKKETFSVVLEMQIFTSLVATCVSVAGLFASGEWKTLHGEMQSFGKGSISYVLTLVWTAVTWQVCSVGVVGLIFVVSSLFSNVISTVALAVSPIAAVIVFHDKMNGVKIIAMLLAVWGFASYTYQNYLDDSKLRKAQSNVTETRNNSVC; encoded by the exons ATGGAAG TTACAGATAATGAAGAGCCAATCTTGAACAGGGGTGAAAATACCGTAGCACTACAATCGCTGTTATTCAAACTCCAGCGCTGGCAATGGTGGCTCCTGGTGGCAATCAACGTTTTCTTCCTCGTCGCAGGACAGTCTGCTGCTGTTCTATTGGGTAGATTTTATTATGATCAGGGTGGAAATAGTAAATGGATTGCAACTGTTATTCAGACTGCTGGTTTTCCAATTCTTTTCATTCCACTCTTCCTGCTTCCTTCAGATAAGGAACCTTTAGCCTCTTATACCTCGTCTCCTTCAGTTAGAACACTTGCCTCGATATACTTGGTTCTCGGGGTGATTATAGCTGGCGATAACTATTTGTATTCTTTGGGGCTGTCGTATCTATCTGCTTCAACCTATTCACTAATCTGTGCTTCCCAGTTAGCATTTAATGCCGTGTTCTCATACTTCATCAATTCTCAGAAGTTCACAGCTTTAATTCTCAATTCTGtgattattctctctttttcatCTGCTCTAATTGCTGTCAATGACGATTCGGGAGGACCGTCAGGAGTCTCTAAGTGGAAGTACTTCCTTGGCTTCCTTGTCACTCTTGGTGCTTCTGCAGTTTACTCTCTTTTGCTTTCGCTCATGCAGCTTTCGTTTCAGAAGGTCATAAAAAAGGAAACATTTTCTGTGGTTTTAGAAATGCAGATTTTCACATCTCTTGTTGCCACTTGTGTTTCTGTGGCGGGTCTTTTTGCCAGCGGGGAATGGAAGACTTTGCATGGAGAAATGCAGAGTTTTGGTAAGGGAAGTATTTCGTATGTGTTGACTCTGGTCTGGACTGCAGTTACTTGGCAGGTTTGTTCTGTTGGTGTTGTGGGCTTGATTTTTGTGGTATCTTCACTCTTCTCCAATGTGATCAGTACTGTCGCGTTGGCTGTATCTCCTATTGCTGCAGTTATAGTTTTCCATGACAAGATGAATGGTGTGAAGATAATTGCTATGCTTCTGGCTGTTTGGGGTTTTGCCTCTTATACTTATCAGAATTATCTTGATGATTCTAAGTTGAGGAAGGCACAGAGTAATGTTACCGAAACCCGTAACAATTCTGTGTGTTGA
- the LOC118034111 gene encoding probable purine permease 11 isoform X2, which translates to MEDNEEPILNRGENTVALQSLLFKLQRWQWWLLVAINVFFLVAGQSAAVLLGRFYYDQGGNSKWIATVIQTAGFPILFIPLFLLPSDKEPLASYTSSPSVRTLASIYLVLGVIIAGDNYLYSLGLSYLSASTYSLICASQLAFNAVFSYFINSQKFTALILNSVIILSFSSALIAVNDDSGGPSGVSKWKYFLGFLVTLGASAVYSLLLSLMQLSFQKVIKKETFSVVLEMQIFTSLVATCVSVAGLFASGEWKTLHGEMQSFGKGSISYVLTLVWTAVTWQVCSVGVVGLIFVVSSLFSNVISTVALAVSPIAAVIVFHDKMNGVKIIAMLLAVWGFASYTYQNYLDDSKLRKAQSNVTETRNNSVC; encoded by the exons ATGGAAG ATAATGAAGAGCCAATCTTGAACAGGGGTGAAAATACCGTAGCACTACAATCGCTGTTATTCAAACTCCAGCGCTGGCAATGGTGGCTCCTGGTGGCAATCAACGTTTTCTTCCTCGTCGCAGGACAGTCTGCTGCTGTTCTATTGGGTAGATTTTATTATGATCAGGGTGGAAATAGTAAATGGATTGCAACTGTTATTCAGACTGCTGGTTTTCCAATTCTTTTCATTCCACTCTTCCTGCTTCCTTCAGATAAGGAACCTTTAGCCTCTTATACCTCGTCTCCTTCAGTTAGAACACTTGCCTCGATATACTTGGTTCTCGGGGTGATTATAGCTGGCGATAACTATTTGTATTCTTTGGGGCTGTCGTATCTATCTGCTTCAACCTATTCACTAATCTGTGCTTCCCAGTTAGCATTTAATGCCGTGTTCTCATACTTCATCAATTCTCAGAAGTTCACAGCTTTAATTCTCAATTCTGtgattattctctctttttcatCTGCTCTAATTGCTGTCAATGACGATTCGGGAGGACCGTCAGGAGTCTCTAAGTGGAAGTACTTCCTTGGCTTCCTTGTCACTCTTGGTGCTTCTGCAGTTTACTCTCTTTTGCTTTCGCTCATGCAGCTTTCGTTTCAGAAGGTCATAAAAAAGGAAACATTTTCTGTGGTTTTAGAAATGCAGATTTTCACATCTCTTGTTGCCACTTGTGTTTCTGTGGCGGGTCTTTTTGCCAGCGGGGAATGGAAGACTTTGCATGGAGAAATGCAGAGTTTTGGTAAGGGAAGTATTTCGTATGTGTTGACTCTGGTCTGGACTGCAGTTACTTGGCAGGTTTGTTCTGTTGGTGTTGTGGGCTTGATTTTTGTGGTATCTTCACTCTTCTCCAATGTGATCAGTACTGTCGCGTTGGCTGTATCTCCTATTGCTGCAGTTATAGTTTTCCATGACAAGATGAATGGTGTGAAGATAATTGCTATGCTTCTGGCTGTTTGGGGTTTTGCCTCTTATACTTATCAGAATTATCTTGATGATTCTAAGTTGAGGAAGGCACAGAGTAATGTTACCGAAACCCGTAACAATTCTGTGTGTTGA
- the LOC118034109 gene encoding acyl carrier protein 1, mitochondrial, whose protein sequence is MALRAAVLRHVRVAVQTRGLKSNPWAPSGSIRLMSSHDDHLAKEEVAERVLSVIKSFPKVDPSRVTPEVHFQKDLGLDSLDNVEIVMALEEEFKLEIPDKEADKIDSCNLAIEYIHNHPLAS, encoded by the exons ATGGCACTGAGAGCAGCCGTGTTACGCCATGTCCGGGTGGCGGTGCAAACCCGGGGACTCAAATCAAATCCGTGGGCTCCGTCCGGTTCGATCCGGTTAATGTCGTCACATGATGACCATCTAGCCAAGGAAGAGGTGGCCGAAAGAGTCCTCTCTGTTATCAAGAGCTTCCCTAAAGTCGATCCCTCCAGG GTGACTCCGGAAGTACATTTCCAGAAAGATCTGGGATTGGATAGCTTGGACAACGTGGAGATTGTAATGGCTCTAGAGGAGGAGTTCAAGCTTGAAATTCCGGACAAGGAAGCTGATAAGATTGACTCTTGTAACCTTGCCATTGAATACATTCATAACCATCCGCTGGCCAGTTGA
- the LOC118034108 gene encoding putative invertase inhibitor, translated as MPTFSHCLLLLLLPLLFSAFNANIAQNLIPETCKKCAADDPNLSYNFCVTSLQASNRSQCDNLRGLGMMSIKLIKYNVTNTRNYVKNLLKNKKTDPFIRACLNDCLDLYSDAIPTLKQAMMDYKSKHYKDANIEVSSVIDAATTCEDGFEEKEGAFSPLTKRNNDTFQLSAIALALINML; from the coding sequence ATGCCCACCTTCTCTCAttgtctcctcctcctcctcctccctctACTCTTCAGTGCTTTCAATGCCAATATTGCTCAGAATCTCATCCCTGAAACTTGCAAGAAATGTGCAGCAGATGATCCGAACCTTAGCTACAACTTCTGTGTAACTTCTCTTCAAGCATCCAATCGTAGCCAGTGTGATAACCTTCGTGGGCTTGGCATGATGTCCATCAAGTTAATCAAATACAACGTGACCAACACAAGGAACTACGTGAAGAATCtcttgaagaacaaaaaaacggACCCCTTCATTAGGGCATGCTTAAATGATTGCCTTGATCTTTATTCTGACGCCATCCCTACCCTCAAGCAGGCCATGATGGATTACAAGTCTAAGCACTATAAGGATGCCAATATCGAAGTAAGTTCAGTCATCGATGCCGCCACAACCTGTGAAGATGGATTCGAGGAGAAAGAAGGTGCATTTTCACcgttaacaaaaagaaataatgatacTTTTCAGTTGTCCGCTATAGCGCTTGCGCTCATCAACATGCTCTGA
- the LOC118034105 gene encoding protein TRIGALACTOSYLDIACYLGLYCEROL 4, chloroplastic, with translation MANLRTAVDSQFWDQPISSSQTLEGCAYSIPGDPFPLEVTRASKALRVQQLSVLGNGFPLGTIPSFSPTSTKDLGSFSLQSLFLKLATSTSWLGLIGQFRPKKLISSIKGEFTNADEFEWPAFKDVAKHVFDKSIYSLGLFSQISLSSSSVLLSTERHGDKRRPRYKMMLWHELPDHDITLEAAWPGLFLDHKGKYWDVPESISLDMSSLPAESGFQYRIGVHKNGGHPQPVNTLNGEVPCALMPGLCAKAAFSYEKRKDFWRQKDKVDDTAVKTDKGKVRHLSYDMRLREPHAAISGIIGGTSAAWFGGSESSPSTESHVDRDTSIGTKKRSPLNADLFGSVCYTFQHGRFTKLYGDLTRVDARLDICSASAVAKRVFNILRRSSSSNADNPLSSPKLSLILQQQIAGPIMVRVDSKFSLGSSSGKRGPHVEDLICSLSYSLRLLRSGKVVAWYSPKRKEGMVELRLFEF, from the exons ATGGCTAACTTGAGGACGGCTGTGGACTCACAATTCTGGGACCAACCCATTTCTTCCTCACAAACCCTAGAAGGTTGTGCTTACTCCATTCCTGGAGACCCATTCCCTCTTGAAGTCACCAGAGCCAGCAAAGCCCTTAGAGTTCAACAACTCTCTGTTTTAGGAAATGGCTTCCCTCTTGGCACCATTCCCTCTTTCTCTCCTACTTCGACCAAGGACCTTGGCTCCTTTTCTCTCCAGTCTCTCTTCCTCAAACTCGCCACCTCTACCAG CTGGCTAGGATTAATTGGCCAATTTAGACCAAAGAAGCTGATTTCTTCTATTAAAGGAGAATTTACTAATGCTGATGAATTTGAATGGCCTGCATTTAAAGATGTAGCTAAGCATGTTTTTGACAAGTCGATTTATTCCCTTGGTTTATTCTCACAAATCTCCTTGTCTTCATCTTCTGTGTTGCTAAGCACAGAAAGGCATGGTGACAAGAGGAGACCACGCTACAAGATGATGCTCTGGCATGAG CTTCCTGATCATGATATAACTTTGGAGGCTGCGTGGCCTGGGCTATTTCTTGACCACAAAGGGAAATACTGGGATGTTCCTGAGTCAATATCCTTAGATATGTCATCCCTTCCCGCTGAATCTGGGTTCCAATACCGCATTGGTGTACACAAAAACGGCGGTCATCCCCAGCCTGTTAACACCTTAAATGGTGAGGTACCCTGTGCTTTGATGCCTGGATTATGTGCAAAGGCTGCCTTTTCTTATGAAAAGAGAAAGGATTTTTGGAGGCAAAAAGACAAAGTTGATGATACTGCGGTGAAGACAGATAAGGGAAAGGTTAGGCACCTGTCATATGATATGCGCCTTAGGGAACCTCATGCAGCAATATCTGGGATTATTG GTGGCACCTCTGCGGCCTGGTTTGGGGGCAGTGAAAGCTCCCCATCTACAGAATCGCATGTTGATAGGGACACTTCAATTGGTACAAAGAAGAGAAGTCCATTAAATGCCGATCTGTTTGGCTCAGTTTGCTATACTTTTCAGCACGGGAGGTTCACTAAGCTATATGGTGATCTAACTAGGGTAGATGCTCGCCTGGATATCTGTTCAGCTTCTGCTGTTGCTAAAAGGGTTTTCAATATTTTGAGACGTTCTTCATCTAGTAATGCAGACAATCCACTGTCTTCTCCCAAGCTTAGTCTGATCCTCCAACAGCAG ATTGCAGGTCCAATTATGGTTCGGGTTGATTCAAAGTTTTCACTTGGTTCTTCCTCTGGGAAACGAGGCCCACATGTCGAGGATCTCATATGCAGCTTGAGTTACTCATTGAGGCTTTTACGCTCTGGGAAGGTTGTTGCTTGGTAttctccaaaaagaaaagaggggaTGGTTGAGTTGCGCTTGTTTGAGTTTTAA
- the LOC118034107 gene encoding 10 kDa chaperonin 1, chloroplastic has product MASTFVTVPTTRPFLSVNKTNALSLSQLKLAGMKWNSLRINAISKKWEPTKVVPQADRVLIRLEDLPEKSSGGVLLPKSAVKFERYLMGEVLSVGAEVGEVEAGKKVLFSDINAYEIDLGTDAKHCFCKAGDLLAVVE; this is encoded by the exons ATGGCGTCTACATTTGTTACTGTACCAACAACAAGACCCTTCCTGTCGGTAAACAAAACCAacgcgctctctctctctcagctcAAACTCGCAG GAATGAAGTGGAATTCTTTGAGGATTAATGCGATTTCCAAGAAATGGGAACCCActaag GTTGTTCCACAAGCTGATAGAGTTCTTATCCGTCTCGAGGACCTTCCTGAG AAATCGTCCGGTGGAGTTTTGTTGCCCAAATCAGCTGTTAAATTTGAGCGGTATCTAATGGGGGAG GTTTTGTCTGTTGGTGCTGAGGTTGGGGAAGTGGAGGCAGGAAAGAAG GTTCTTTTCTCGGACATCAATGCTTATGAG ATTGATTTGGGAACAGATGCTAAGCATTGCTTTTGCAAAGCTGGTGATTTGTTGGCCGTCGTGGAGTGA
- the LOC118034177 gene encoding endoglucanase 6-like, whose product MAFTVTVLAWSTVEFQSQLEAKNELSNAMDAIKRGTDYFIKAHPQPDVLYGEDGDAEAAAAFAAASVAFKPSNPTYICN is encoded by the exons ATGGCGTTTACTGTGACAGTGCTTGCATGGAGCACTGTCGAATTCCAATCCCAGCTAGAGGCCAAAAATGAACTCTCAAATGCCATGGACGCCATCAAGAGGGGCACAGATTACTTCATCAAAGCCCACCCTCAGCCAGACGTCCTTTATGGtgaagatggtgatg CTGAGGCTGCTGCTGCCTTTGCTGCTGCATCTGTTGCTTTCAAACCTTCTAACCCTACATATATATGCAACTGA
- the LOC118034106 gene encoding uncharacterized protein: protein MMVAKKHYCCCEWKWIVLCQLFLATVVCSSHNGNPANDLVDIINKNRTSQKLPQLNDNPGLGCMALQYVELCKGNCTSNGVVNCKPPEDDFTEVFGPNCGVELPTFGTVTGHIVGCQPKYLEPSPAFSHVLVKDSKALSIIRNKSHTEVGVGLVGAHKGSFFWCILFSDGKTNSSFILEDNGEGIKQKKGCFSGSTFPCSSGQRIPVFLNTVLALVLLHISLLQHWYPTW from the exons ATGATGGTGGCGAAGAAGCATTATTGTTGCTGTGAATGGAAGTGGATTGTACTTTGCCAGCTATTCCTAGCCACTGTTGTTTGCTCCAGCCACAATG GGAACCCTGCGAATGATCTTGTTGATATCATCAATAAGAACCGAACATCCCAGAAACTCCCACAGCTGAATGACAATCCTGGTCTTGGCTGCATGGCTCTGCAATATGTTGAATTATGCAAGGGAAACTGCACTAGCAATGGTGTTGTGAATTGCAAGCCACCTGAAGATGACTTTACTGAGGTTTTTGGTCCAAATTGTGGCGTAGAGCTGCCCACATTTGGCACCGTAACTGGCCATATTGTAGGCTGTCAACCCAAGTACCTTGAGCCATCACCAGCCTTTTCCCATGTTCTGGTTAAGGACAGTAAAGCCTTATccataataagaaacaaatcgcATACAGAAGTGGGAGTAGGCTTGGTTGGGGCTCATAAAGGTTCCTTCTTTTggtgtattttatttagtgatgGCAAGACAAATTCCTCTTTTATTCTTGAAGATAACGGCGAAGGGATCAAGCAAAAGAAGGGGTGCTTTAGTGGAAGCACTTTTCCATGCAGCAGTGGACAGAGGATCCCTGTTTTTCTTAACACTGTTTTGGCCTTAGTTCTTCTACATATTAGTCTGCTACAACACTGGTATCCAACTTGGTAA